One Hevea brasiliensis isolate MT/VB/25A 57/8 chromosome 6, ASM3005281v1, whole genome shotgun sequence genomic window, CAAACTTTTcaggctattccaccaaaaggcacttTTAATGATTAGTTTCTctcatttcaatgtatgattcggtTCATTCCTGCCCTCCATTTGGACTATGGCACCAGTGAGTTTTCTCCTCCCAGAGAACCGCTCCAGCCGAGACTTTCCATTTCTACACGGGATGTTACAAAAAGACTATGCACAGATCCCACTCAGAGGTGGGGATGGGGAGCCCACGTTTGGGTTGGGGAAGAAGAGCCCCTTCCTGGCAGCCCTCCCTTGTCAGGAAGGGGTAGGGGACGGCCATGGAAACCATCAGACAAGAGACTCTTGTCTGAAGacccaaacacaaaacatataGACTTTCTCTACTAACtagagagagaaaataaaagtgtTTTGTTTGGTTGAGCTTGTTGAACTTGATGCATCTTCTTTGTTTACAAGCAATATGAATTAGAAATTGATGGACTAGGAAAGATTGTGCTGGATATAACATAATTACTTGGGATGTGGTACGCAGTGGGTTGTGGTACGAAAATGAAAATGCGATGtgtcaattattttttgaatacttTAGGGGCAGGCCTCATTGGTTCGCTTTTTAGGAATGCAGTAGATTTTAATTGTGTTTTGGGTTTGTGGAGTATAAAATGATAatcatttaattgttattgataaatataataatatgtctaattttaaataaattaattaattaataatttttattttgtaatattttaacttttaaaataataataatttgttgTGTGATTttgtttaattatcttaaaaacgaTTTAATTTATAggtaatatatgtatatatattttgagCCACTAGCACTAATGACTAAACAAAACATTTTTTTTAACTATATTTCAAGAAGCTTCCAGCCTTCTACGGGTACTATATAAAGTGTTCCTCTTCATCAAAACTGATCCTACTTTCCATCTCATCTTCTCTTCTTTTCCATCTCATCTTTTTGTTTCAACTGTATATCAGCAAAACTTTCAACTCTTTCCTTGCTTTATACACTTTTCTTGCTCAATTATGAAACTTCCAGTTCTTCATGCCCTTTCTCATTGGTCTATAAGGAAATTTGTTCATCAACACCGACACTTTTCTTGCTGTGGGTTTCCTTCCTGATATGAAGAGATTAAAACATGCAAGCTCGCAGCAATGGTTGAACCGTAGACGCGTCGAACATTGGCACCCAGAGAAAATTGAAGCCCACTGctaagaagaaaaacaaaaaaaaaaaaataaataatttgaattataatttttcaaattcttTGTATTTTTTCTTCTTAAGCCATTTCCCCTTTGATTTTGTGTTAATAGTAACAGTAAGTTTTGAGTAAATGGGTTTATCAGATTTGACATTTCAGAACGCGTTCCGCAGCATTTTGCGATGCAAATGTTTCGTAATTTAGAACTCCCGATCTAGGACGCGAAACTTAGGAGAGGTAGACGAATCTGGTAACTATAGGACAGAAGAAAGGGTGCCGATGAGGAAACTTCCCACAACATTGGCATAATTTGTACAAAGCAAAGGAATCCTGCAAAAAGAGAATTGACCTGCTACGACAAATAAGGAAATGGCATAATGCATTTATAAGCATGTGCTCTCTTTCTTCTTTTTCAATATAGCAATGTGAGATTTTTGTTTcacttcttttctcttttttttttttttttttaatgatactTACACTTTTCTAATTTCAAACTTTATTTCACACGTATAATGTATCATTGCGAAGATTTTATATAATACTATAATATAATAGAGacaaaggtaaaaaaaaaattttttactttttaaatttttataattttactttatgctataaaaattattaattaaactttaaACTTTTTACTTATCAATTTTACTCAACAATTAAGAAAAATGTTATCTTATTAATAGAAATGCAACTAAGATATCATGCAAGTGTGATTtagttataataattataaaagaaGAAGATACATCTTTGAATGtatgaaataaaaagaatatttttaattaaatgtaagtactctatattaatatatatttaataagtatgtatttaaacagtttcaaaatattaacagataaaataatgatatgaaattaagatatttaacgtaaaaatatattattttagtatgctaataTGAAAAGTACtgaatattattaaaattctATTCTTATATGGCGTTTATATGCATTTGTGTTAGTGAGATAATAATTTCTTATTGTGATGTAAAATTAGTAAgggttaaaaattttaaatttaattgataattttcatagtgtaaaaatttcaaaaatatagtttttttttttcgtttATCTCAATATAATACTataatatgaaattaaaatttcataatatcTACCTGTAtagttataaattttaataaattaagttgGTTAATAACCAACTTTTGTTATGTATCAAaaggataaataaataaattaaatagcctaaaatttactatttaagtttttattttttaaaattcaattaaaatattttttattttataaaattaaagtcTAATCAACTTATTTAATCTTAACATTtatattatttagtttttataattttaactatCCATGGTATTTAGTCTTATAATTTGAACTATTCATGTAATTTAGTCTTTTAACTAAGCCTAATACTAATCAATACTAATTGATTAACATTTTCCTTTGATAGAAATATAACAAAATGACTAattggatttaaaaaaaaaaaagaagataaataaataatttttacaaaataaagGGACatgataataattaaaaaaaaaaacctttgttTCTatctaacaaataaataaataatttattaattaaaatttaattttaaaattaaaagaataaataatctattttttcctaattttaaaactaaagagcccgtttgatatgaatgaattatgtaaaattttatgaaatttatttttaaatttagaatttttttatttgaaagtaaaaaaatatgaatttcaattcaataatttaaaatttatagaattgaatataattatcataaatttcatctgaatttttaaataaattgcaCATAAATTTAATGACAAAAGTATCCATACTATcaccttttatttatttattttcctaCAAAATTCATTTTTTCACtcttatatattattttcatatcaacatttcaaaaatttctcaaatttatTATGAACAGAGAAgacaataaatattattttaaggataataatatataaaatataagtaTATTACATATCTTAATAAAAAAATAGGTCTAATGATTTATTTTGGCTAAAATTTTATGTGAATTAttatttttggtcaattttttttaGCCaattttggctttttttttttccgCAAATTAACTCAATCCTAGCTACGAGAGAGAATTGGGCCTCGAGATGTAGATGTGATAGCCaagctaaaataaaataataatatttaaatataaatcatGGGTATACAACGGTTAACATCGTGGGAAAAAAATGCCAAAGTGCTGCCATTCAATTTTCTCTCTTTAACAGAAGGGTCTATCATCCTTAACTTTCAACTCACGATGCTTTCAGTGACTGTGAACTTAATTATGCTTATAAAAATCAGCATTGCTCAATACACAACACTCATTttagatttaaaaaaagaaataaaatgaaattagagaaaaaaataaaaacccaTCTCCATCTATGGAGTTCGAGAAGTAATTAATATGTATTCAAGGAAAATGAAAGGACAATGATCAGGAATGAGCTCAACATCGTCTTTTTATAAAGCCACTCTGGCTACCAACCTGCCCATCCCTCCAAATTCTAATTTTCCATTTTCACCAACATGGATTAGATTTTAATCaccaaaatcaaatcaaaataagtTCTTACAattgagattaaaaaaaaaaaaaaaaaaccattactATGGATCTTGATCTTGACCTTCCTTGCAAATTAAAAGTCGAAaccagaaaaataaaaatagataaaatcaaATTAGATCATAATAAATACAAAGTGTTAAATATAGAGATGCAATATAAGAAACACAAAATAATATCCATGATTGCAGAgattaaaaaaagtaaaaataaattgCGAATAGGAATAATAAGAGATCATTGTAATGGTGGAGACCTTTGTAATGGATGGAAATTGAACTGCTGCATTTTGGGCCGTAGACCTTTTTTGTATGATGTTAACCATAACTAATATAGGCtctacatttaaatattattttttttctgaCTATGATTGattctaatttataaaaataagtcaaaatttacttttaaaaaattttttttttattaaaattgagaATTCGTAAAGTTTTGATTAAAATTGGTAATTAGatcctaaaaattataaaaataagactattatattaaataaaataaaaataattataaatttattatttattttacaaaattaatatgtctataatattttaaaaattaaatgtaaataaatcttcaaatttacatttattccaaaaattgaatgaaattcaattAAATACAGAAAGCAAACAAATTCTGCCTCAATTAACTCTGTATTTTGAATTCTCGCGTTCTGTgtctttcttaatttattgaatCAGGGTAAACCCTAAAGCTCAGCTGTTTCACGGCAAGTATCCTTCAATGTTTGGTTTTTCCGGTTCAAGGTTAGCTTTGAGTAAGAGTGTTTCTCTGTTCGTCTCAAATGCCCATTTGGGTATTCTTTCTTTTCACTCATTCTTCGCAATCAGATCCTTCTCGTCTACCATATCTTCTAATTTGAATGAGCACTCATTTATAGTCTCATATCTCATAAATTCTTGTGGATTGACCCTAAAATCTGCTCAATCTATCTCTAAGAATAAGAAGATACGTTTTGAAACCCCTGAAAGACCAGACTCAGTACTTAGGCTTCTCAGGGAACATGGATTCACCGATTCCCACATCTCCACAATTGTTAAGAGTCGGCCCCAGGTGCTTTTAGCGCATCCAGAAGACACACTCATGCCCAAGTTTGAGTTTCTGCGTTCTATAGGGGTTTCAACATCAGGCCTTTCCACAATTGTTTCTACGAACCCATTTGTGTTGACTCGAAGTATAGAGCAATATCTGATCCCACTTTATGACTCCCTTAAAGGTATACttgtttctgatgagaaagtaGTTACGGCCCTGAAACGCATGAGACGAACATTTAAGCAGAACAGCTTTTCGAACAATTTAGCCTTCTTAAGAGGGCTTGGAGTTCCTCAATCTTCCATTTCTCACTTGGTCGCCCAATATCCGTCAGTCATGTTCCAAGGAGCGGGCAAGTTTGCTAAAGTGGTTGAGAAGGTAATGAAACTAGGATTTGACCCTTCACAAGTAAAATTTGTTGAGGCAGTCCGTGTTTTCTTTAGGATGGCGCATAAAACATGGGAACATAAAATGGAGGTTTTTAGGAGGTGGGGATTGTCTGAAGATGAGATTTGGTTGATGTTCAGAAAGCATCCCACATGTATGTTAACTTCTGAGAAGAAGGTCATGCGTACAATGGATTTTCTTGTGTGCAAGATGGGTTGGCAGCCTGATGCTGTTGCTAGAGTTCCAACTGTGCTTAATTATAGTTTGGAGAGGAGGATTATGCCTAGATGTTCAGTTGTAAGAGTATTGCTTCTGAAGGGTTTGATTAAGGCGGACATCCGTGTATCCTCGGTGTTGATTCCTTCTGAAAAGCGCTTCTTGGAATTGTTTGTGATCAAGTATCAAGAAACGGTGCCACAATTGTTGGATCTCTTTCAGGGAAAAATGGGTCTTACTGAACTTGGCTTTGGCTTTGATGATAAATCTGCGATTCTGGGTTAGAAAACATAAAGTATGCCAATCTTAAACCCACGGATTTTTATTTGTAGGTGCTATCTAATtggttcttttaatttttttagttacCCGGCAAAGCTTGAATCAGCAACTTTGGTAACTAACTTTTAATTCTCTTTAGTACCTTAGGACTATTTTTGGAtagtttatattaatatatttttaattaagggTTCTACTTTGATTAACTggtaatattatgaataattcgATAACTGAATTTCACTTTTCATTATTCTCTCGGATGGCAATTTTGTTTTTGTTATATTAATGCTTTGATTCCTTATTTGTTTTCTTCAACTATTAATACTTGAAGTGCTTATATTTTGTGTTTTGTAAGACGAAGATGATGGCTTCCCTTTCCTCAGGATCAAGATAACTTGGGATGAATATTGGTGCATGTTATTGTTAGTTATCCAAAATTATGTAGCTTGTTAGAGCTTGCTAAATGTATTATGTCTTCAGAAGCTACCAAATTATTTATTGAGTTCCATACCAGTAGAATGTGAAAACAGGAATCTTGGTTTATGCCTATAGGAAGGCAAACAGTGTCATTCAAGCTAAGCATGAATTGAAAGTGGAGTTTGATCCTCTTAACCGTGAAATTTGTCTTGGGCTTTTGGTACTCCAATTGGCTGGTGGACATAAGATGGGGATCTTAGGTGGTGGGATTACTCTGCACCTTTTGTTAGATACATAAGCCTTTATTGTTGAAGGGAATCATCCCCGGTTGCTCAATCTCTGGATTTCTGCTGAAGGCTTAAGCAAGGAAGAACTTCCTCTTATCAGTTTTTATAGGTGTGGTCCAAGTACTTACCTGATCCATCCATGGCTGGGTATAAGAAGCAGATTCTTCAATGTATGAAGTAGTTTTACTATTctagaaatggaaatgggatttgCATAGCAGAACAATGTAAATAGTTAATTTATTTAGATATTTTTAGCTCAGTTACTGTAACAGCTGTGTTAGCTTAGGATTAGCTCAAGTCAGTCAGATCAAGTTAACGCGTCTGTTATCCAGGTGGACTTAGCTAAGCAATGGCTGTTATTCTTAGTTGCTTGTATATAAGGCTTCTTCTGTACTGAACTTGTATTCTACTGAGTATTGATTATGCATTACAGAGATAATATTTCTCTGCTAATTCTCTGCTCCTCTCTACAATTTTACTTTCATTCATTGTATCTCTAGGTTCCTTGAGATCTGAGAGCAGTTCTTTGATCTACTGTGAGAAGATTTGAAGTTTGATCAATATGGCTGATCCTGTGGAGGCAACGAGAAGTTAGGGCTCTATGCAGCACTTGAGATTCAATGACTTCGCATAGTTCAGATTATCGTGGGCAAATTCTGGTAAGCATTTCTCCTACAGAAACAATTATCTTGGAGGAAAGCTATCAGATTTGCTTTAGGATTGAAGGGGAAACTAGGATTTGTCAATGGAAATCTTAGTTCCTGATAGATATTCTACTTTGAGAAATGGCAAAAGGTAGATTTTTTTGGTGACATCTTGCTCTTGGAAACTTAATTCATTCTTGAAAGAACTGGTTGATTCTTCGTAACTACTGCTACGGAATTGTAGAAAGAAGTAGAAGAAGGATTTGGTGAGGGTAATggacctttttttttaattaaattcagagggaaaTTAACTCTACTACTTTGGGTAACATGCCAAAAACACAAAACGTAAGAAACTGTGGGGGAATTAGCAAGTTTGATGTCTTTGCCTCTGTGTTCTTGTGGAGCTGTGAAAGCTAGGTGCAAGATAACTGATTCAGATAGACTTTCACAGTTTCTCATGGAGTTTAGTGATAGCTATGATCATGCTAAGAATCAGATCTAGCTGATGGATCCTTTGCCAAGCACTAACAAGGCATATTCAATGGTAGTGAGGGTGGAAAAATAGAGAGAGATATACTCTATTGTTTCTGATCTCCATGATAATGCTGCTAGGATGGACAAACCACAGTTCAATAGAAACAAAGAAGCGATCAGTTATAATAGTTTCAAAGGAAACTCTGGCAAtaacaagaagaaggacaatatgAAGAAGGGGAACAGACATTGTGAATACTGTAATGCGTGTGCTTTTGAAAGATACTTGTTTCAAACTCCATGGTTACCCCCATTGGCATAAAAAGTTGAAGGAAAGGACCAAGAACCTACCTACCAAAGATGGCAGATCAAGTTTTAGCAGACACTGCATTGGAAATGGGAATACTTCAACACAATGACAGTGGTGCTGATTTGTTGAACTACTTCTGAGACTTCTTTTGCTAATGTTACTAATTTTGCTGGTTATTCTCTGGCTCTCTTACTCAGTATTGATAAGTTAGTCAATAGAAGTAAAGGCACTTGGATAGTTGATATaggtaggggtgagcattcggttcaaaccgaaccgaacagaatcgaaccgaattaaattataaaaatcgaaccgtaaattttagaaaccgaaccgaaccgaaatggatgaaaaatcgaatcgaaccgaaccgttcTATcttgattcggttcggtttaaaccgatcggtttgattttttattgattttttaatttagacttgattttcaagttatttggtctaattttaactttggtttgaacctaataaccattgatcaatgaaattaaacaattaatatatataaaattaaatataattataaatttttcataaaaataaatcaattgaaaaatcgattcggtttgatttagtttgatttgactatataaattattattcggtttggttcagtttaaccgatttttgtctcttcaaaactgaaccgaaccaaaataaccgaaatttttataatgtaaaactgaaccgaaccgaaccgatttagTTTTAaaacgaaccgattgaaccgaattgactaggttcggttcgatttttcggtttgaaccgaattctgctcaaCCCTAGATATAGGGGCATCTAATTGCTTGTGTTCAGACATTAGCTGTTTTAATTCACCTATTAAAACTCAAGTTTTTAATTGTGTCCACCTACCAGATACCATTAAACCGTAATATCACACAGTTGATATCATTctttcttaaaaatttttaaaccaACGTAACATATAGGGGAATTTCAGGGCCTATGCTTGTAAAATTTCTAATGCATAGTTTCTTGCACATGATACTATTACAGCTGCCTTTACATGATGTTCTGTATTAATGGCAAAATGATGTTGTTTAATAGTGCATGTGAATGTCAGGCCTCAAATATCCTTAAATCTCTTTTTATGCTGGATATTTGATGCATATGAGGGTAGGGTAAGATGAACTCTTTCCATTTTGAATAAGATGGGTGTATTCTCATGGAATTTCTTCTTAAACCATTCTCATAACCGAAGCAAGTAGCCTTCTCTCTCTATTTTCTCAAGTTGATTCTGTTGTGATCTTGTACTTGGGTGGTTGGAGTAGGTAAGGAATCATAGAATCTCAAGTAATATGAGGTATTTTATTGAGATCAATCAATTTGTAGTTTAGTTTTGACCTTGTTGGAACTTAATGCAGCTCTAGTCTTTGCCTTTGATTTGTTTACGAGCAATATGATCCCGAAATTGATGGACTAGGAAATATTCTGCTCGACAGAGGTTGTTGATGAGGAAACTTCCCAGAACAGTGGCATCATTTGTACAAAGCAAAGAAATCCTGCAAATAGAGAGTTGACCTGCCTTCTTGAATTTTATGAgtgttttataaaaattattaaattttaattttttttataaaattcactgaatttcaatttaattttatagaagtcactgtaattaaaaattaaaaattttcaaattaacttGTTGAGTGTCGGTCCAGGTGCTTTCAGCCCAACCAGAAAATACACTCTTGCCCAGGTTTGAGTTTTTGCGTTCTATAGGGGTTTCAAGATCAGACCTTCCAACAATTGTTTCTAGGAACCCAGATTTGTTGGTTCGAAGTTTAGAGCGATGTTTGATCCCACTTTATGAGATCCTTAAAAGTTCACTTGTTTCTTATGAAAAAGTAGTTACGGCCCTGACGCGCATGGGACGAACTTTTTGGGAGAACAGCTTTTCTAACAATTTATCACTTTTAAGAGGGCTCTCACTTGGGTACTCATCGTCCGTCAGTTGTGTGCCAAGAAGCAGGCAAGTTTGCTGGAGGGGTTAACAAGCTTGTGAATctaggatttgatccttcaaaagTTATATTTGTTCACGCAGTCCGTATTCTTTATACGATGACACACAAAACATGAGAACATAAAATGGAGGTTTATAGGAGGTGGGGTTTGTCTGAAGATGAGATTTGGTTGATTTTTAGAAAGCATCCCATTTGTATGGCTTTGTCTGAGAAGAAGGTCATGCATACAATGGATTTGCGGAAGATGTGACAGCCTGCTGCTATTGCTAGAGTTCCAATTGTGCTTTGTTGTAGTTTGGAGAGGAGTATTATGCCTAGATGTTCAGTTGTAAGAGTTTTGCTTTTGAAAGGTTTGATTAAGGCAGACATCCATTTATCCTCTGTGTTGATTCCTTCTGAAAAGCACTTCTTGGAGCTGTTTGTGATCAAGTATCAAAAACAGGTGCCGCAATTGTTGGATCTCTTTCAGGGAAAGATGGGTCTTACAGAGCTTGGCTTTGCGTTTGATGATAAATTTGGGATTCTGGGTTAGTAAGTGTAGAGTGTGCATCAAGGCAATCATCAACGCATGGATTTCTATTTGTAGATCCTTTGTGATtggttcttttaatttctttggtgacTCGGCAAAGCTTGAATCAGCAGCTATGGTAACTAACTTTTAATTCTCTATATTAGCTTAGAGGACTATTTTTTATGGCTTAATCTAATAGATTTTTATTTAAAAGTGCTACTTTGCTGAACTGGTAATATTATGAGTAATTTTGATAACTGAATTCACTTTTCATTATTCTCTTGGATGGCTATTGTTTTTTGGTTATGGCTGAATTAATGCTTTGATTCTCAGTCTATACTTCAAGTATTAATCTGTGAAGTGCTTATATTTTTGTCTGGTAAGACAAAGATGATGGCTTCCCTTTCCTCATGATCAAGACAACTTGGGGTGAATAGTGGTGCATGTTATTGTTAGTCATCCAAAATTGAGTAGCTTGTTTTTTCATTTGAAAGAAAAAGATTCATTAAGGAAGATCAACCGAGAGTACATCATAAAGGAAATAGGGAGGGACAAGACCCCATTCAGTGTTATCAAGGCGAAAGGCGACACTAAGGCGATACTAAGGCGATAGAGTACTTTATGGCCTTAGGCGAAATGCGAGAGGCGAGGCGAGAGCCTTTTTGAAACAAGACGCCATAAccttaattgtttaaattatatatatatatatatacttttaaatagttgataagtaaaaaaatatattaaaaagaaaaaaaaatattatttacactatgtttatatctaaaataagagaaattgaaaatagtGCATACCTGTATTTCCAGCTTAAGTATAAGATACAAGTGAAAGTATGAGactgtaaaattaaaatatatagtaTAAGTAAAAACACACATAATAATAAGAGATGTTAAAAAAAGAAATAGTTCATATTTGAATTTTCAGTAGATGTATATGATAAAAGTGGTGCTATAaaattatacataataaattaaaaattcgaAACAAGTTATAAGTCACATAATAGAAAATCTAGATTCAGAAACaagtcataatatatatatatatatttcttaatttgttattttatctTGAACCTTTTGAGTTTGAAGTTTAACTTATTTGTTACTATAAAATAAATGACAGCTTCATAGTAAGAAAAGAAATCGCCTATTTCAAGAACGCTTGGACAATTTGGTATATGTGAAGTACAATAGAGCGTTGCTATGCCAACAAACTTTTGGGGATATCACAACACCTGTTGATTTGGCAAATATTGATGAAAGTAATGAGTGGTTGCTTAGTGAATGCGATGGGGATGATAATGATGATAATTCTCTTGTTTTCATGAATGGCGTATTGACCTGGGGTGATGTTGGTAGAGCAACCGGAGTTTTTGAATCTCGTTATGAATCGAGATCGGCTGCAAGATCAACACCAGTTGAAACTCCATCATTTCGAAGGCCACGTGCAATGAGAGGTGCATCTTCTTCGCaagttgatgatgatgaagaggagGAAGAATTTGTAATGGTCATTGTTGAAAATGAAGATGATTTTGAAAATCTTAATGATGAGTAGTTTTAGTTATAAGTTTTTTATGTACTTCTTACATTTTGTTTATTATGACTTACAACTTATTTTTATGTATTAAAGTTTGAACTTCTATAATTTACATTTTCTATTATGTGACTTATGACTtgtttctaattttttatttattatgtataattTTATAGCATCACTTTTTTCATATACATCTGCTGAAAATTCAGGTATGAACTATTTCTTTTTTTAACATCTCTTATTATTATGTGTGTTTTTACTTAtgctatatattttaattttacagtCTCATACTTTCACTTGTATCTTATACTTAAGCTGAAAAAACAGGTATGCactattttcaatttctcttattttagatataaacatactcaactcaactcaactaaactaagcctttatcctaaaaatttggggtcagctatatggattcgctttcttcactctgaacgattttgggttaaatcctcagaaatgtgtaatgcttctaggtcatgttgtactactctcctccaagtcaatttaggtctacccctttttttctttctatcctctaacctaatgtgctctacttgtctaactggagcctccgtatgtctacggttcacatgaccaaaccacctcaatctcccttctctcaacttatcttcaattggcaccactcttacctattctctaatactctcattacggactttatctagtctagtatggccactcatccactttaacattctcatctctgcaactcttatcttagatgcatatgactctttcagtacccaacactcactaccatataacatagccggtcgtatggctgtacggtaaaattttcctttcaatttattgggaatcttacgatcacataaaactcccgtggcacgtctccacttcaaccatccggctttaatcctatgactaacatcctcctcatatcccccatctacttgaaggactgaccctagatatttaaagtgattactttgaggcagtatcactccattcaaactaactccttccctatcaccagtttagaTATAAACATagtgtaaataattttttttttcttttaatatgtttttttacttatcaactatttaaaa contains:
- the LOC131180789 gene encoding uncharacterized protein LOC131180789 translates to MINLGFWVSKCRVCIKAIINAWISICRSFVIGSFNFFGDSAKLESAAMLHSKKRNRLFQERLDNLVYVKYNRALLCQQTFGDITTPVDLANIDESNEWLLSECDGDDNDDNSLVFMNGVLTWGDVGRATGVFESRYESRSAARSTPVETPSFRRPRAMRGASSSQVDDDEEEEEFVMVIVENEDDFENLNDE
- the LOC131180788 gene encoding transcription termination factor MTERF15, mitochondrial-like, producing MFGFSGSRLALSKSVSLFVSNAHLGILSFHSFFAIRSFSSTISSNLNEHSFIVSYLINSCGLTLKSAQSISKNKKIRFETPERPDSVLRLLREHGFTDSHISTIVKSRPQVLLAHPEDTLMPKFEFLRSIGVSTSGLSTIVSTNPFVLTRSIEQYLIPLYDSLKGILVSDEKVVTALKRMRRTFKQNSFSNNLAFLRGLGVPQSSISHLVAQYPSVMFQGAGKFAKVVEKVMKLGFDPSQVKFVEAVRVFFRMAHKTWEHKMEVFRRWGLSEDEIWLMFRKHPTCMLTSEKKVMRTMDFLVCKMGWQPDAVARVPTVLNYSLERRIMPRCSVVRVLLLKGLIKADIRVSSVLIPSEKRFLELFVIKYQETVPQLLDLFQGKMGLTELGFGFDDKSAILG